In a genomic window of Aricia agestis chromosome 2, ilAriAges1.1, whole genome shotgun sequence:
- the LOC121737178 gene encoding acyl-CoA Delta-9 desaturase-like, translating into MTATSRNEKVKEHNDDEKKCHVLSKEIVYDATIPRNDPKFLAPVRRWEKRMGFVTAILWDHVFYLASLHAAGLIWPFLCWNIISWKLILFSFFMGGVGGFGVTAGAHRYWTHRSYKATLPFQIILMYCFASAGQNKVFDWVRDHRVHHKLSESDADPHDVRRGFFFSHIGWLMMKKHPRVIAEGRKIYMDDIHNDTLVQICTRHFTLIQLICCIIIPTVVPVAWWGEGWLLSFLANITRYTLNLNFTWAVNSFAHLWGNKPYDPNIMPVENWGVSLVAMGEGWHNYHHTFPWDYKAAELSYFLNFTTLTLDAFAAVGWVYDRKQASPALIQSVVEQTKQNGN; encoded by the exons ATGACGGCAACTTCCCGTAATGAAAAAGTGAAAGAACACAATGACGACGAAAAAAAATGCCATGTTCTAAGTAAAGAAATAGTGTACGACGCGACGATTCCGCGGAATGACCCAAAATTCCTGGCACCCGTCCGACGGTGGGAGAAGAGGATGGGGTTCGTGACGGCCATATTGTGGGACCACGTGTTTTACCTGGCCTCACTCCACGCCGCAGGACTGATATGGCCGTTCCTCTGTTGGAACATAATATCTTGGAAGTTAATTTTATTCT CGTTTTTCATGGGCGGCGTGGGCGGTTTCGGCGTGACGGCGGGCGCGCACCGCTACTGGACGCACCGCTCCTACAAGGCCACCCTGCCCTTCCAGATCATACTCATGTACTGCTTCGCTTCAGCTGGACAG AACAAGGTATTCGACTGGGTCCGCGACCACCGCGTGCACCACAAGCTGTCGGAGTCGGACGCGGACCCGCACGACGTCCGCCGCGGGTTCTTTTTTTCCCACATCGGCTGGCTGATGATGAAGAAGCACCCGCGCGTCATCGCTGAAGGCCGGAAGATCTACATGGACGATATCCACAACGATACACTCGTGCAGATTTGTACCAG ACACTTCACTCTCATCCAGCTGATCTGCTGCATCATCATCCCGACGGTGGTGCCAGTAGCGTGGTGGGGTGAGGGGTGGCTGCTGAGCTTCCTCGCTAACATCACGCGGTATACCCTCAACCTCAACTTCACGTGGGCCGTCAACAGCTTCGCGCACCTGTGGGGCAACAAACCCTATGATCC CAACATAATGCCGGTAGAAAACTGGGGTGTATCCCTCGTGGCGATGGGGGAGGGCTGGCACAACTACCACCACACCTTCCCCTGGGACTACAAGGCCGCGGAGCTCAGCTACTTCCTCAACTTCACGACTCTGACCCTGGATGCCTTCGCGGCTGTCGGCTGGGTGTACGACAGGAAACAGGCCTCGCCCGCTCTCATACAGTCAGTTGTGGAACAGACGAAGCAGAACGGGAATTGA